Proteins from one Ramlibacter sp. PS4R-6 genomic window:
- a CDS encoding ABC transporter substrate-binding protein — MPAVVPAFLLAFALLLAPLARAATEITFHYPIAVGGPVAKTMTRLVEDFEREHPDIKVRPIYTGTYRESLAKSLTAHRSGNPPDVAVLFAVDIYTLIDAEAIVPFDELLPAGERAWLESFYPAFMANSRAAGKTWGIPFQRSTILLYWNKRLFREAGLDANRPPQDWAQMVAYARRLTQRDDGGKVTRWGLLIPSSGFPYWLFQGLVTANGGSLMNATGTKTSFDQPAVVDALRFWVDLSKREQAHPTGIVEWGTTPTQFAEGKAAMIWTTSGNFRDLRGKVGEDLGVAMLPAKVQRGSPTGGGNFYIFRKSPPAKQRAALTFVRWMVSPERTAQWSIDSGYIAVSPKAWETPAMKAHLAQFPQAAVARDQLPVAAQELSTHENQRVTRTLNAGLAAALNGAKTPEQAMRDAQAEAMRILLPYQR; from the coding sequence ATGCCCGCCGTCGTCCCCGCATTCCTCCTCGCCTTCGCGCTCCTGCTGGCGCCGCTGGCCCGGGCAGCCACCGAGATCACCTTCCATTACCCCATCGCCGTCGGCGGCCCGGTCGCCAAGACCATGACGCGGCTGGTGGAGGACTTCGAGCGCGAGCACCCGGACATCAAGGTGCGGCCGATCTACACCGGCACCTACCGGGAGTCGCTCGCCAAGTCGCTCACCGCGCACCGCAGCGGCAACCCGCCGGACGTCGCCGTGCTGTTCGCGGTGGACATCTACACGCTGATCGACGCCGAGGCCATCGTCCCCTTCGACGAGCTGCTGCCCGCGGGCGAGCGCGCCTGGCTCGAAAGTTTCTACCCCGCGTTCATGGCCAACAGCCGCGCCGCCGGCAAGACCTGGGGCATCCCGTTCCAGCGCTCGACCATCCTGCTGTACTGGAACAAGCGGCTGTTCCGCGAAGCCGGGCTCGATGCGAACCGCCCGCCCCAGGACTGGGCGCAGATGGTGGCCTACGCCAGGCGCCTGACGCAGCGCGACGACGGCGGCAAGGTCACGCGCTGGGGCCTGCTCATCCCCTCCTCCGGCTTCCCCTACTGGCTGTTCCAGGGTTTGGTGACGGCCAACGGCGGCTCGCTCATGAACGCCACGGGCACGAAGACATCGTTCGACCAGCCGGCCGTCGTCGACGCGCTGCGGTTCTGGGTGGACCTGTCCAAGCGCGAGCAGGCGCACCCCACCGGCATCGTGGAGTGGGGCACGACGCCCACGCAGTTCGCCGAAGGCAAGGCCGCGATGATCTGGACGACGAGCGGCAACTTCCGCGACCTGCGCGGCAAGGTCGGCGAGGACCTGGGCGTCGCGATGCTGCCCGCCAAGGTGCAGCGCGGCTCGCCCACCGGCGGTGGCAACTTCTACATCTTCCGCAAGAGCCCGCCGGCGAAGCAGCGCGCGGCGCTGACGTTCGTGCGCTGGATGGTGTCGCCCGAGCGCACGGCGCAATGGAGCATCGACTCGGGCTACATCGCGGTGAGCCCCAAGGCCTGGGAGACGCCCGCGATGAAGGCACACCTGGCGCAGTTCCCGCAGGCCGCCGTGGCACGCGACCAGCTCCCGGTGGCGGCGCAGGAGCTGTCGACGCACGAGAATCAGCGCGTCACGCGCACGCTCAATGCGGGGCTTGCCGCAGCGCTCAACGGCGCCAAGACGCCCGAGCAGGCGATGCGTGACGCGCAGGCCGAGGCGATGCGCATCCTGCTGCCCTACCAGCGGTGA
- the lpdA gene encoding dihydrolipoyl dehydrogenase: MKKLQTTLLVIGGGPAGYVCGIRAAQLGVPTILVEGERLGGTCLNIGCIPSKAMIHAAEEFEKARHFANNSPLGIRASAPTIAIEQTVKWKDGIVGKLTSGVGTLLKKYGAQVVEGWATVLDGKTVEVKSGNDVTRIQCQHLVIATGSVPTELPFMPFGGDVISSTEALSPKELPKRLVVVGAGYIGLELGMAYRKLGCEVAVVEATQRVLPAYDEELTRPVLAAIKKQGIVLHLGCSVEGMAETGKRLRVRSSQADEFALPADQVLVAVGRKPRTEGFGLESLGLDMAGRAIKVDDQCRTSMRDVWAIGDVSGEPMLAHRGMAQGEMVAEIVAGKRRRFAPASIPAVCFTDPEVVVSGLSPSQAQEAGLDVITGTFPFMANGRAMTLESTDGFVRVVARKDNHLIVGWQAVGRAVSELAAAFSQSLEMGATLEDVGHTIHAHPTLGEAVQESALRALGHALHI; this comes from the coding sequence ATGAAGAAACTGCAAACCACACTGCTCGTCATCGGGGGCGGGCCGGCCGGCTACGTGTGCGGCATCCGCGCGGCGCAGCTGGGTGTCCCGACCATCCTCGTCGAAGGCGAGCGCCTGGGCGGCACCTGCCTGAACATCGGCTGCATCCCGTCGAAGGCGATGATCCACGCCGCCGAGGAGTTCGAGAAGGCCAGGCACTTCGCCAACAACTCGCCGCTGGGCATCAGGGCTTCGGCGCCCACCATCGCCATCGAGCAGACGGTGAAGTGGAAGGACGGCATCGTCGGCAAGCTCACCAGCGGCGTGGGCACGCTGCTCAAGAAGTACGGCGCGCAGGTCGTCGAGGGCTGGGCCACGGTGCTCGACGGCAAGACGGTGGAAGTGAAGTCCGGCAACGACGTCACCCGCATCCAGTGCCAGCACCTCGTCATCGCCACGGGGTCCGTTCCCACGGAGCTGCCGTTCATGCCGTTCGGCGGCGACGTGATCTCGTCGACCGAAGCGCTGTCGCCGAAAGAGTTGCCGAAGCGCCTGGTCGTCGTGGGTGCGGGCTACATCGGCCTGGAGCTGGGCATGGCTTACCGCAAGCTCGGCTGCGAAGTGGCCGTCGTCGAGGCGACGCAGCGCGTGCTGCCCGCCTACGACGAGGAGCTGACGCGCCCTGTCCTCGCCGCGATCAAGAAGCAGGGCATCGTGCTGCACCTGGGCTGCAGCGTGGAAGGCATGGCCGAGACCGGCAAGCGCCTGCGCGTGCGTTCGAGCCAGGCCGACGAGTTCGCCCTGCCCGCCGACCAGGTGCTGGTGGCCGTCGGCCGCAAGCCGCGCACGGAGGGCTTCGGGCTGGAGAGCCTGGGCCTGGACATGGCCGGCCGCGCGATCAAGGTCGACGACCAGTGCCGCACCTCCATGCGCGACGTCTGGGCGATCGGCGACGTGAGCGGCGAGCCCATGCTGGCGCACCGCGGCATGGCGCAAGGCGAGATGGTCGCGGAGATCGTCGCGGGCAAGCGGCGCCGGTTCGCGCCCGCGTCGATTCCGGCGGTGTGCTTCACCGATCCGGAAGTCGTCGTCTCGGGCCTGTCGCCGTCGCAGGCGCAGGAAGCGGGGCTGGATGTCATCACCGGCACCTTCCCCTTCATGGCCAACGGCCGCGCGATGACGCTGGAATCCACCGACGGTTTCGTGCGCGTGGTCGCGCGCAAGGACAACCACCTCATCGTGGGCTGGCAGGCCGTGGGGCGCGCGGTGTCGGAGCTGGCCGCGGCGTTCTCGCAATCGCTGGAGATGGGCGCGACGCTCGAAGACGTGGGCCACACGATCCACGCGCACCCGACGCTGGGCGAGGCGGTGCAGGAGTCGGCGCTGCGTGCCCTGGGGCACGCGCTGCACATCTAG
- a CDS encoding response regulator transcription factor — translation MGEPTRIVIAEDHVLLREGLKMLLATQPLLQVVAETGDGRLVEGMVREARPHLLMLDLGLPGKHGVEVASAVKAAAGDAVKVLVLTGDLSPHSVRQALAAGADGYMHKSEDTSELLSAVQAVLAGRQYVSRRIAQVFKPEAPTGPAPTPREQEIMSLVARGLANKEIAELLELSVATVRTHRQNFMEKFSLRNAAEITAYAVQQGYYNPG, via the coding sequence ATGGGCGAACCCACACGCATCGTCATTGCCGAGGACCACGTGCTGTTGCGCGAGGGACTCAAGATGCTCCTGGCCACGCAGCCGCTGCTGCAGGTGGTGGCCGAGACGGGCGACGGGCGCCTGGTCGAAGGCATGGTGCGCGAGGCGCGGCCGCACCTGCTGATGCTGGACCTGGGCCTGCCCGGCAAGCACGGCGTGGAGGTGGCGTCGGCGGTCAAGGCGGCCGCCGGCGACGCGGTGAAGGTGCTGGTGCTCACCGGCGATTTGTCGCCGCATTCCGTCAGGCAGGCGCTCGCCGCCGGCGCCGACGGCTACATGCACAAGAGCGAAGACACCAGCGAGCTGCTCTCCGCGGTGCAGGCGGTGCTGGCCGGGCGGCAATACGTCAGCCGCCGCATCGCGCAGGTCTTCAAGCCCGAGGCGCCCACCGGCCCGGCGCCCACGCCGCGCGAGCAGGAGATCATGTCGCTGGTGGCGCGCGGCCTGGCCAACAAGGAAATCGCCGAGCTGCTGGAGCTGAGCGTGGCCACCGTGCGCACCCACCGCCAGAACTTCATGGAGAAGTTTTCGCTGCGCAATGCGGCGGAAATCACCGCCTACGCCGTCCAGCAGGGTTACTACAACCCCGGCTGA
- a CDS encoding EamA family transporter, producing the protein MPASHLLLALAVVFVWGTNFVVIKWGLAEFPPFAFAALRFLLCVLPWIFFIRRPRVSWAKLAAFGVLLGAGQFGLLFLAMRSDVTPGLASLIIQVQVFFTIGMAVALQGDRIGMPQFLALSLAVAGVALIGWHAVSEGASITPLGLGLVLAAAASWAGANMVVRSAGKVDALAFIVWASPFSLPPLFALAFAVHGTDAVVHAIRDATFVGWSAVLWQAVGNTLFGYSVWNWLLARHPAATVAPSALLVPVFGFSASAWLLGEPMQAWKLVAAALVIGGLALNLYAGRLASLISRRMASA; encoded by the coding sequence ATGCCTGCTTCCCACCTCCTGCTGGCCCTGGCCGTCGTCTTCGTCTGGGGCACCAACTTCGTCGTCATCAAGTGGGGGCTCGCGGAGTTCCCGCCCTTTGCCTTCGCCGCGCTGCGCTTCCTGCTGTGCGTGCTGCCGTGGATCTTCTTCATCCGCCGGCCTCGCGTGTCGTGGGCCAAGCTCGCAGCCTTCGGCGTGCTGCTGGGCGCGGGCCAGTTCGGCCTGTTGTTCCTGGCGATGCGCAGCGACGTCACGCCGGGCCTGGCCTCGCTGATCATCCAGGTGCAGGTGTTCTTCACCATCGGCATGGCGGTGGCGCTGCAGGGTGACCGCATCGGCATGCCGCAGTTCCTCGCGCTGTCGCTCGCGGTGGCCGGCGTCGCGCTGATCGGCTGGCATGCGGTGAGCGAGGGCGCGTCGATCACGCCGCTGGGCCTGGGCCTGGTGCTGGCCGCCGCGGCTTCGTGGGCCGGCGCGAACATGGTGGTGCGCAGCGCCGGCAAGGTCGATGCGCTGGCGTTCATCGTGTGGGCCAGCCCGTTCTCGCTGCCGCCGCTGTTCGCGCTGGCGTTCGCCGTGCACGGCACCGACGCTGTCGTGCACGCCATCCGCGACGCGACCTTCGTCGGCTGGTCGGCCGTGCTGTGGCAGGCCGTGGGCAACACGCTCTTCGGCTACAGCGTGTGGAACTGGTTGCTCGCCCGCCACCCGGCCGCGACCGTCGCGCCCTCGGCGCTGCTCGTGCCGGTGTTCGGCTTCAGCGCGTCGGCGTGGCTGCTCGGCGAACCGATGCAGGCGTGGAAGCTCGTGGCCGCCGCGCTCGTGATCGGCGGGCTGGCACTGAACCTCTATGCGGGCAGGCTGGCGTCGCTCATCTCGCGGCGCATGGCCTCGGCCTGA
- a CDS encoding CHASE domain-containing protein — MRKLPWKSRAALYGIPLVVLVLAGAVSWWGWNRERRDIEAQLQADFDTRFRETVGLFRERMLAYEQALHATHGLFASKADVQRGDFQAFVGSMRIQTHPGLLGLGYSVRVPASQRAAHESKVRAQGFPQYAIRPGTPREEYTASLYFEPSALTALSTLGSDFYAEPSRRHAMEAARDNGSIAISNKIKLPEEDAQEVQAGYRIFMPVYGGAAAPATVEERRRRLTGWIYAAFSMDGLMSNILGERANIDVQVYDGGVGEGDDVEIVSDRVGGESSLKLLKASQKVQVGGYSWTLTAQSLPNFTTPIAASKLQLVARIGAVASVLLAVLAWALIRRRIRARIADEELRAAKEHAEAASQAKTRFLAAASHDLRQPVQALGLFAATLQAMARLPQVRGEEIGAVASRLQLALQGLGRLLNGLFDLSGLDNGTVTVNRRVVAVSDMLAEVQTAFAGPAAAKGLRLHVRAARNVWVDTDPMIAGRILSNLVANALRYTSKGGVLVGCRRRGALLELRVVDTGIGIPPAEQARIFAEFYQVEGVSREREGGMGLGLAIAQRSAQLLGAKIAVQSTPGRGSCFSFALPVVPGPQAEAMRREMSDASLPA, encoded by the coding sequence ATGCGCAAATTGCCCTGGAAGTCACGCGCGGCCCTGTATGGCATCCCGTTGGTCGTGCTCGTGCTTGCCGGCGCCGTGTCGTGGTGGGGCTGGAACCGCGAGCGCCGCGACATCGAGGCGCAACTTCAGGCCGACTTCGACACGCGCTTCCGCGAGACGGTCGGCCTCTTCCGGGAGCGCATGCTGGCCTACGAGCAGGCACTGCATGCGACGCACGGCCTCTTCGCGTCGAAGGCCGACGTGCAGCGCGGCGACTTCCAGGCCTTCGTGGGCAGCATGCGCATCCAGACGCACCCGGGGCTGCTGGGCCTGGGCTACTCCGTGCGCGTGCCCGCATCGCAGCGCGCAGCGCACGAGAGCAAAGTGCGCGCGCAAGGCTTCCCGCAGTACGCGATCCGCCCTGGCACACCACGGGAGGAGTACACGGCCTCGCTCTACTTCGAGCCGTCGGCGCTCACGGCGCTGAGCACGCTGGGCTCGGACTTCTACGCCGAGCCGTCGCGCCGCCACGCGATGGAAGCCGCGCGCGACAACGGCTCCATCGCCATCTCCAACAAGATCAAGCTGCCCGAGGAAGACGCGCAGGAGGTGCAGGCCGGCTACCGCATCTTCATGCCGGTCTACGGCGGCGCCGCCGCGCCGGCGACGGTGGAGGAAAGGCGCCGGCGCCTCACGGGCTGGATCTACGCCGCCTTCAGCATGGACGGCCTGATGAGCAACATCCTCGGCGAGCGCGCCAACATCGACGTGCAGGTGTACGACGGCGGCGTGGGCGAAGGCGACGACGTGGAGATCGTGAGCGACCGCGTCGGTGGCGAGTCCTCGCTGAAGCTGCTCAAGGCATCGCAGAAGGTGCAGGTGGGCGGCTATTCATGGACGCTCACGGCGCAGTCGCTGCCGAATTTCACGACGCCGATCGCCGCAAGCAAGCTGCAGCTGGTGGCGCGCATCGGCGCGGTGGCGAGCGTGCTGCTGGCCGTCCTGGCGTGGGCCTTGATCCGCCGCCGCATCCGCGCGCGCATCGCCGACGAGGAACTGCGCGCCGCGAAGGAACACGCCGAAGCCGCCAGCCAGGCCAAGACGCGCTTCCTCGCCGCGGCCAGCCACGACCTGCGCCAGCCGGTGCAGGCGCTGGGCCTGTTCGCCGCGACGCTGCAGGCGATGGCGCGGCTGCCCCAGGTGCGCGGCGAGGAGATCGGCGCGGTCGCGTCGCGGCTGCAGCTGGCGCTGCAAGGGTTGGGGCGGCTGCTCAATGGCCTGTTCGACCTGTCGGGGCTGGACAACGGGACGGTGACGGTGAACCGCCGCGTGGTCGCCGTGAGCGACATGCTGGCCGAGGTGCAGACCGCGTTCGCGGGGCCTGCTGCTGCGAAAGGCTTGCGCCTGCACGTGCGCGCCGCCCGCAACGTGTGGGTGGACACCGACCCGATGATCGCCGGCCGCATCCTGTCCAACCTGGTGGCGAACGCGTTGCGCTACACGAGCAAGGGCGGCGTGCTCGTCGGTTGCCGCAGGCGCGGCGCGCTGCTGGAGCTGCGGGTGGTCGACACCGGCATCGGCATCCCGCCCGCGGAGCAGGCCCGCATCTTTGCCGAGTTCTACCAGGTGGAAGGCGTGTCGCGCGAGCGCGAAGGCGGCATGGGCCTGGGGCTCGCGATCGCGCAACGTTCGGCGCAGCTGCTGGGCGCGAAGATCGCCGTGCAGTCGACGCCGGGACGCGGTTCCTGCTTTTCGTTCGCGCTGCCGGTGGTGCCCGGGCCTCAGGCCGAGGCCATGCGCCGCGAGATGAGCGACGCCAGCCTGCCCGCATAG
- a CDS encoding dihydrolipoamide acetyltransferase family protein, translated as MGTYVIRTPDIGEGIAEVELVAWHVKPGDDVKEDQVLADVMTDKATVEIPSPVNGKVTELMTEVGKTISVGAVLIRLEVEGAGNEKVSDKKVVAPAEAGAQRLSTPPEKPLDPGGVHPGAGRGRDDKADDEPPPPPAKRPPVHAPVAMRPAGEKPIASPAVRRKAWELGIELQFVHGSGPSGRITQQDLDVYLATRGQSVKPGGGATYAERHEETEVPVIGLRRKIAQKMQEAKRRIPHFSYVEEIDVTELEALRARLNAKYGAERGKLTVLPMLARAVVLAVRDFPMMNARFDDDAGVVTRFGAVHLGMAAQTLNGLMVPVIRHAEAMDLWAFAKEVARLAEAAKSGKASRDELQGSTITISSLGPLGGIVTTPVINHPEVAIIGVNRIVERPVFKEGHVVARKLMNLSSSFDHRVVDGMDAAEFIQAVRALLEAPAMLFVE; from the coding sequence ATGGGAACCTATGTGATCCGCACACCCGACATCGGCGAAGGCATCGCCGAAGTGGAACTGGTCGCCTGGCATGTGAAGCCGGGCGACGACGTGAAAGAAGACCAGGTGCTCGCCGACGTGATGACGGACAAGGCGACGGTCGAAATTCCTTCGCCCGTGAACGGCAAGGTGACGGAGCTGATGACCGAAGTCGGCAAAACGATCTCGGTCGGCGCCGTGCTGATCCGGCTGGAAGTCGAAGGCGCGGGCAACGAGAAGGTGAGCGACAAGAAAGTTGTCGCCCCGGCGGAGGCCGGGGCCCAGCGTCTTTCAACGCCGCCCGAAAAGCCACTGGATCCCGGCGGAGTTCACCCCGGCGCAGGCCGGGGCCGGGACGACAAGGCGGATGACGAGCCGCCGCCACCCCCCGCGAAGCGCCCTCCCGTCCACGCCCCCGTCGCCATGCGCCCCGCCGGCGAGAAGCCCATCGCCTCTCCCGCCGTGCGCCGCAAGGCGTGGGAGCTGGGCATCGAGCTGCAGTTCGTGCATGGCAGCGGTCCCTCGGGCCGCATCACGCAGCAGGACCTGGACGTCTACCTGGCCACGCGCGGCCAGTCCGTGAAGCCCGGCGGCGGCGCGACGTACGCCGAGCGCCACGAAGAAACCGAAGTGCCCGTCATCGGCCTGCGCCGCAAGATCGCGCAGAAGATGCAGGAGGCCAAGCGCCGCATCCCGCACTTCAGCTACGTCGAGGAGATCGACGTCACCGAGCTCGAAGCCCTGCGCGCGCGCCTGAACGCGAAGTACGGCGCCGAGCGCGGCAAGCTCACCGTGCTGCCGATGCTCGCGCGCGCCGTGGTGCTCGCGGTGCGCGACTTCCCGATGATGAACGCGCGCTTCGACGACGACGCGGGCGTGGTGACACGCTTCGGCGCCGTGCACCTGGGCATGGCCGCGCAGACGCTCAACGGCCTGATGGTGCCGGTGATCCGCCATGCGGAGGCGATGGACCTGTGGGCGTTCGCGAAGGAAGTCGCGCGCCTGGCCGAGGCCGCGAAGTCCGGCAAGGCTTCGCGCGACGAGCTGCAAGGCTCCACGATCACGATCTCTTCGCTCGGCCCGCTGGGCGGCATCGTGACCACGCCCGTCATCAACCATCCCGAGGTGGCGATCATCGGCGTGAACCGCATCGTCGAGCGGCCCGTCTTCAAGGAAGGCCATGTCGTCGCGCGCAAGCTGATGAACCTGTCGTCGTCGTTCGACCACCGCGTGGTCGACGGCATGGACGCGGCAGAATTCATCCAGGCGGTCCGCGCGCTGCTCGAGGCGCCGGCGATGCTCTTCGTTGAATGA
- a CDS encoding tetratricopeptide repeat protein, with protein sequence MVLNFRHSQPPRRSLPPEPDPADVAALGRQAAIYAGAGRTSEAMRCYQLALLTDEERPDLWFNYGCLQRRIGQVADAIESFEFALRLDPALYQARCQLALARRDMGQPLEALKQFRAVTHERPNYLPAWQHVVQLMWAVGNHDEAVKLAREGLQHAPGNLELQELIARILQDRSELSTEF encoded by the coding sequence ATGGTGTTGAATTTCAGGCACTCGCAGCCGCCGCGGCGCTCGCTGCCGCCGGAGCCCGACCCGGCCGACGTCGCCGCCCTCGGCCGCCAGGCCGCCATCTATGCCGGCGCGGGACGCACCAGCGAGGCCATGCGCTGCTACCAGCTCGCGCTGCTCACGGACGAAGAGCGCCCCGACCTCTGGTTCAACTACGGCTGCCTGCAGCGCCGCATCGGGCAGGTGGCCGATGCGATCGAGAGCTTCGAATTCGCGTTGCGGCTGGACCCCGCCCTGTACCAGGCGCGCTGCCAGCTGGCGCTGGCCCGGCGCGACATGGGCCAGCCGCTGGAGGCGTTGAAGCAATTCCGCGCCGTCACGCACGAGCGGCCGAATTACCTGCCGGCCTGGCAGCACGTGGTGCAACTGATGTGGGCCGTGGGCAACCACGACGAGGCGGTGAAGCTCGCCCGCGAGGGCCTGCAGCACGCGCCGGGCAACCTGGAACTGCAGGAACTCATCGCGCGGATCCTGCAGGACCGCAGCGAGCTGTCGACCGAGTTCTAG
- the parC gene encoding DNA topoisomerase IV subunit A, with amino-acid sequence MEQELLNLANSGDGDELDLASYAQRAYLEYALSVVKGRALPDATDGQKPVQRRILYSMARMGLGYTGAGGARPVKSARVVGDVLGRFHPHGDQAAYDALVRMAQDFAQRYPLIDGHGNFGSRDGDGAAAMRYTEARLAKIANLLLDEIDEGTVDFVPNYDGSTQEPKQLPARLPFTLLNGASGIAVGLATEIPSHNLREVADACVALIKTPKLSDDELFELIPGPDFPGGGQIISAPSDIAEAYRTGRGSLKVRARWKIEDLARGQWQLVVNELPPGVSSQKVLEEIEELTNPKVKAGKKALLQDQVQLKQTVLSVLDAVRDESSKDAPVRLVFEPKTSRIEQQELITTLLAHTSLETSAPINLTAIGLDGRPVQKSLRQLVTEWIEFRHKTIERRSRHRLDKVLDRIHILEGRQLVLLNIDEVIRIIRNSDEPKPALMQKFKLSERQADDILDIRLRQLARLEAIKIEQELKELREEQKKLEEILGSPAALRRLMVKEIEGDAKQFADARRTLIQAEKKAVAEIKVVDEPVTVVLSQKGWVRARQGHGHEAASFAFKAGDGLYATFECRTIDTLLAFGSNGRVYTVPVSTLPGARGDGQPVTTFIELEPGSHLVHYYAGAGGDWLLLSNTGGYGFLATVENMMSRLKAGKAFVNVGEGETVCRPSAANVAPQPPATQVCCISAAKRILTFDISELKAMPNGGRGLLLIDLDKKDTLVGAAAYTRSVKITGVSREKDREEVLEIRSLNNAKAGRGRKGKTTELGFKPSAIERVE; translated from the coding sequence ATGGAACAAGAACTCCTGAACCTCGCCAACAGCGGCGATGGCGACGAGCTGGACCTCGCCTCGTACGCCCAGCGCGCCTACCTCGAATACGCACTCTCGGTGGTCAAGGGCCGCGCGCTGCCCGACGCCACCGACGGCCAGAAGCCGGTGCAGCGGCGCATCCTGTACTCGATGGCCCGCATGGGCCTCGGCTACACCGGCGCCGGCGGCGCGCGCCCTGTCAAGAGCGCGCGTGTCGTCGGCGACGTGCTCGGCCGCTTCCACCCGCACGGCGACCAGGCCGCGTACGACGCGCTGGTGCGCATGGCGCAGGACTTCGCGCAGCGCTACCCGCTGATCGACGGCCACGGCAATTTCGGCAGCCGCGACGGCGACGGCGCGGCCGCCATGCGCTACACCGAAGCGCGCCTGGCGAAGATCGCCAACCTGCTGCTCGACGAGATCGACGAAGGCACCGTCGATTTCGTGCCCAACTACGACGGCAGCACGCAGGAGCCGAAGCAACTGCCCGCGCGCCTGCCGTTCACGCTGCTCAATGGCGCGAGCGGCATCGCGGTGGGCCTGGCGACGGAAATCCCCTCGCACAACCTGCGCGAGGTGGCCGATGCCTGCGTCGCGCTGATCAAGACGCCCAAGCTGTCCGACGACGAGCTCTTCGAGCTGATCCCGGGCCCGGACTTCCCCGGCGGCGGGCAGATCATCAGCGCGCCCTCGGACATCGCCGAGGCGTACCGCACCGGCCGCGGGTCGCTGAAAGTGCGCGCGCGCTGGAAGATCGAAGACCTCGCGCGCGGCCAGTGGCAGCTGGTGGTGAACGAACTGCCGCCCGGCGTCAGCTCGCAGAAGGTGCTGGAAGAGATCGAGGAGCTCACGAACCCCAAGGTCAAGGCCGGCAAGAAGGCGCTGCTGCAGGACCAGGTGCAATTGAAGCAGACCGTCCTGTCGGTGCTCGACGCCGTGCGCGACGAGTCCAGCAAGGACGCGCCGGTGCGCCTCGTGTTCGAGCCCAAGACCAGCCGCATCGAGCAGCAGGAGCTGATCACCACGCTGCTCGCGCACACCAGCCTGGAAACGTCGGCGCCCATCAACCTCACCGCCATCGGCCTGGATGGCCGGCCGGTGCAGAAGTCGCTGCGCCAATTGGTCACCGAGTGGATCGAGTTCCGCCACAAGACCATCGAGCGCCGTTCGCGGCACCGCCTGGACAAGGTGCTGGACCGCATCCACATCCTCGAAGGCCGGCAGCTGGTGCTGCTGAACATCGACGAGGTGATCCGCATCATCCGCAACAGCGACGAGCCCAAGCCCGCGCTGATGCAGAAGTTCAAGCTGTCCGAGCGCCAGGCCGACGACATCCTCGACATCCGCCTGCGCCAACTGGCGCGGCTCGAGGCGATCAAGATCGAGCAGGAGCTCAAGGAGCTGCGCGAGGAGCAGAAGAAGCTCGAGGAGATCCTCGGCAGCCCCGCCGCGCTGCGCCGCCTGATGGTCAAGGAGATCGAAGGCGACGCGAAGCAGTTCGCCGACGCGCGCCGCACGCTGATCCAGGCCGAGAAGAAGGCCGTCGCCGAGATCAAGGTGGTCGACGAGCCGGTGACGGTGGTGCTGTCGCAGAAGGGCTGGGTGCGCGCGCGCCAGGGCCATGGCCACGAGGCGGCCAGCTTCGCGTTCAAGGCAGGCGACGGCCTGTACGCCACCTTCGAGTGCCGCACCATCGACACGCTGCTGGCGTTCGGCAGCAACGGGCGCGTGTACACCGTGCCCGTCTCGACGCTGCCCGGCGCGCGCGGCGACGGCCAGCCCGTCACCACGTTCATCGAGCTCGAGCCCGGCTCGCACCTCGTGCACTACTACGCAGGCGCGGGCGGTGACTGGCTGCTGCTGTCCAACACCGGGGGCTACGGCTTCCTCGCCACGGTGGAGAACATGATGTCGCGCCTGAAGGCCGGCAAGGCGTTCGTCAACGTGGGCGAGGGCGAGACGGTGTGCCGGCCCTCGGCTGCCAACGTCGCGCCGCAGCCGCCCGCCACGCAGGTGTGCTGCATCTCGGCGGCAAAGCGCATCCTCACCTTCGACATCTCCGAGCTCAAGGCGATGCCCAACGGCGGGCGCGGCCTGCTGCTCATCGACCTGGACAAGAAGGACACGCTGGTCGGCGCTGCCGCGTACACGCGCAGCGTGAAGATCACGGGCGTGAGCCGCGAGAAGGACCGGGAAGAGGTGCTGGAGATCCGCTCGCTCAACAACGCCAAGGCCGGGCGCGGGCGCAAGGGCAAGACCACGGAACTGGGCTTCAAGCCGTCGGCCATCGAAAGAGTCGAGTAA